The sequence TCATTTTGTTTTATTGCCTCTGACTGATTATGTCTGACTACTATGCAAGGATTCTGAACCAAACCTGAGGTCTCCATCTTTGCTCCTGTAATAAAAGAGGCATTTCCCTCTAGTTCTAAAATGCCTCATTCCACTGGTACTGAAAATGCAATCTAAGAAGTATTTTTATATGGCCTAAGAATAGCATGTCCTAAAGCAGCCTACaagtgagagggagagggagagggagagacttTGGAAATAGTCAATTACACCCTTTATATTGTTGCAAAATGCATTGTGCAAATACCATTTATTGGTTAAAAGGGCACAGTAAAGAGCAAATGGTTTTACCATTATTGGTAAAAAGGCAGAATAAAGGTGGAAAGAAACAAATGATAAAGATATGCAGGATTTCAATTTTTCAGTCTGGATTTACCTTTCTTTTAGTGCCATCCTTGCTTTCTCAGTTACTGTGGTACATCATTTCTCATCTGCAAAATGCATCCTTTGTACAGGACAATGGCTGAAGTTGACAAATATTTTCTAAGATGTCACATGTAATAACACAGCTCCTTGTAATgtcttttcttgttgttgttgagtACAGTGGCAACAGGTGTTAATGTGGTATAAATGAGCATGTCAGATTTCTCACACCTGTGTTGAAAATTGTTAGTAAAGCTTGCTTGAGCTTGACATGCTAGCTGACCTCTACCTGTCTCTCTTAGTTACATCAAGCATGGTTGAATCTGTATTGAAGTTTCTCTCTTtgttgcatgtgtgtgtatgtgtgtgtgtgtgtgtatgtaatacTTATGTAGCATTTACAGAGTACTTTTTGAGTGTTCAGAATAGTGCCAGTTGAGAGTGGATGTGTGCAAAAcagtctgcaaaaacaaaacacaccctACCTTCCACTCTTTCATACATTTCCCCCACTTGTTTATGGTTACTGCTTCTCTGACCATTGGAATCATTGTTTTTACTTGGGTGGTCTTCTGTCTTCCCCTTGACATCTCAGCCAATCAGGAATAAGGTACAGAACATGATGATATCACAGCACCATATAGCCAATCAGACAACTATGTACTAAGGGCAAGTACTAAGGGCAAACTAAGTCTTCTCACTGCCATCAGAAATGGGGAAGTGAACAAATCCCCCAGCTAACATGACCAGTGCTCACTGAATTGCTAGGGATTTCATTGCTTGCCAGCCCCGCGTGGCAAGACTAGCCCAGTCCAGCTTTAGTCATGCAAAACTATGTTTAtaagcaagcaattttccctaatatactatAATTTTGAGATGGGGTATCTGTATTCAATCAAATCATTCCCCCATCTGTATTCTGAAGAGGAATCATCCAAGGAGGATTCTGTCATATGATTCTTCTGAAAGTGTAGTCTGGCCCTACACTTAGCATTATAATCTTCTTAATCTATTATCAGtgaaatcctatatatgtctaccctcaagtcccactgagttcattgggtGAGTGGGTATAGGACTCCAGCATAAACATGCTTGATATAGGTCAACAACAATCTGTTGCCCACACATGCCATGGTGCCCATGAAGGCCTCCAGTGgcacccccagcaggtagcccagaatctgagctttcactttttaaaagagtaaatctctagccctcctagaaagaacgtTATGGACCAAAATGTGTCAGTGTTATTAGCgcatgagtgaagtcagagatgtgattggtaagtgagttgtttggacaccaggcaacaggaatccctggggtcctaaagagatgCTGTTTTATCCTCCCTTTTAGTGAACTTTTCTTGCTTCTGACTTTTCCcccagtccttggaatctccatagatTGCCCTTCTTTTTaccctaacaaccaggatgcatctttcctgtgctgggtttacATGAGAGCAGGTAGTGCCTAAAAATTATttagtgtgggtgaatgttaaagaatatcctccccccaaaaggcaaatgtaaaACCTTGGAAAACATCCTTAGACATGTTTTCTACTTTACAAAAATGAAAGATCAGGGGCCCACTAAGAATGCAttgtataattaacttacagtacaatagtatgcatgtctactcagaaataaatctctGGTTTAATGGAGCTTGCTTTCAGATACGTAGGTACAGGACGagagcctaggctttggtttcaggttggcattggagaaaaacagggttcttgtgcctttaatagcagtatggcagacagaaattcaacaggtcaaggcCTTTCCAGTATGGAAATGCAATCATGGGAAaatttcaccatgactactctcaaattttgtgttatgccatgccctccaAGGCAGTCATTTTATGACTGGTAACCCCAGCACTGTCTCAAAATTAGGAATGTACTGTCTGATTTTAAAAGATTGGTGACCACTGATATAGGTTAACCATATGCTACAGTTTGTTTCACTCACTTGCTCTCTTTATGTCCAAGGTCAGAAGCATCTTCAGCAGAGGTGTACACTTCACCTCACTCTTTCAAGAACAAATTCTTTTCTTACCCACTCAATTATCTTAATTATTGCTTGCATGAAAGCTGTTTTAAAGTCTGAAACCCTATTAATCTAATGAAGCATCAGGCTTATATTTTATATGCTGGCTAAACCATCTAATAATTCTGAAAGTGGCCTTTGAAGAATTCATCTGATGATTTACTGCAGATTCAGTACCTTTTTCGTTTGTATTCTTCATCTTTTTTAAGAAGCACACACAGATAGAAACAAAGTTCAGTTGCCCCATTTTTATTATCTTCGTATGCAAAATCAGACACCAAACACTGCTATGTACAAGGATCTACCACACCTTCCTGCACCACTCCTTGGCAAGCATATAGACAACATTTTCATGTTTGATGCCTGTAAGGGAATGGAGGAAGGAGATGTTTAACCCCCGAAGAAAATGTGATCAAAGTGGTCACAGATATTAACCCTATGATTTGCTCACCTTTGAGAGTTAGAAGTGCACCaacactatatttatttatttatttatttatttatttgatttatatcctggcctttctcccagtaggagcccagggcagcaaacaaaagcactaaaaacactttaaaacatcataaaaacagacttcaaaatatattaaaacacaacaaccattaaaaacatattaaaacaaaacatctttaaaactttttttaaaaagctttaaaaacatttttaaaagaagggttaaaatatattaaaaagcggtttcaacacagatgcagactgggataggtctcaacttaaaaggcttgttgaaagaggaaggtcttcagtaggtgccaaaaaaatagcagagatggtacctgtctaatatttaaggggagggaattccaaaggatagatgccactacactaaaggtctatttcctatgttgtgcagaatggacctcctgataagatggtatctgcaggaggccctcatctgcagagcgcagtgatagactgggtatataagggataagacggtctttcaggtatccttgtcccaaactGTAAGGGGCGTTatagaccaaaactagaaccttgaacgtagcccggtagctagtgcaattctgtcagcagtggagtgacatgttggtgataacctgctccagtgagcagtctcactgctgcatgttggagattatgcataatggctggaGTATGTACACCATGCAGTTGAAATATGTACATTCCCCAAGACCTGCTGGGGATTATGCATAttggctggagaatgtacaaaattcaggcaATGTATATACAGTCTCCAAGGCCTGTTCGAGATTATGCATAGGACTAGAGAATGTGCAACATTCAGTCAATATATACTCATTTCCCAAGGTCTGTTGGAGATTATTTATATTGACCAAAACTCGGTCTTCAAGGAAGGATTATGAGTCCTAACCACTCAGTTTACATTCCCCCTAACAAACATGCATGTTAAATCCTAGATTTTTGGGTGATGGGGGACAACAATAGCCATCCAAGCTGATAATACAGGTCAATAAACTCCATCCTAAAATCACTTCTTTGAGCCTAATACCTATTAGCTGAATTAGAACATTTTTGTTACAAAAGAAATAAGAAGAGCTGTGTAACAAAGCCTGTAATTAATATATGCAAAATTATTATTTTCGTAAGTACATGTTTAATGATATTTTATATCatgttatttaaatattttttctccttCAGTCTCAACAATCTTGCTACATCTCAGAGTTACAGATGCTCTGCACAATATGATAGGATTGCATGCTCCTAAATGATGTTCAGGGATAGATTCTGCATCAGTACTGAGTCTCATGTGAAGACAGCCATCAAAATTAGGTCAAAGAGTAAAAGAGAAAGGCTGGAAGTGGAAATTATCAGTTATATATAATTGGAAAACTGGAATTACAGCCCACCAATGAATAATCTTCAGCCTTGTTGGTCTGTAGGATATCAAACTTTAAATCTGCCAGAAAAGTGTATGTGAATACAAAAAGATGATATTAATTGCACAAAATTGCTTATTCAGCCTTCCCTAGAGAAGTGTAGAAAGTCGACTGTTATATATTCTCAGTTTCTTCAGTAGCAGATATAGATCCtgaatagggatgtgctagaattccaccaaatttggatttggtaccaaatttccaTTAAACCGCtcattctctattgttgcagatcggatttttatgtagcgattttctgtAGCaattgtcctggctcccaaccagagaagaaGACACAGGACTTGGAGAGTGGGgttttctgcataaagctttattccagaaatcagagCAGGGATCTAGCATTTCATGCTAGGCCTAAACTGAGATTCAAACAGGAATGGGCATACTAGAAATTGGAATCAACAGCAGACAAGTTGTTGCAACAGTACACGCAAGCAGTGCTACTTCTTATACACAGACAAGGGGTGGGCAGTCAATGCTATGAATTAATTCAGGCTCTTCCCAGCATGATCTGCAAGGTAGGGGCTAAGATGGGGAGGAACATGGCAATTTCTGCTGAATCATTGGTTCTTCTGCTGATGGAAACATTCAAAAGGGTTTGCTAGGGCTTGTGTCTTTAACCACTGTGCCTGCCCTTGATGCCAGCAGAAAGTTCCCACCAGCCAACTGAGACAAGGAAAGGCTGACTGAACCTTCCTCAGCAACTCTAGCAGCCAGCTCTAAGGCTTCTGGAGACACCCCCTCTGTAACCCCCTCATTTCCATCTTCAGTCCTGGCAATGTTCTCCCCAATGTCTGTACCCCACTTTCAATTCCCCCATACTTGATATGGgctctccttggggcccatgacagcaTTTTTctaaaatggatttaaaaaaaagaaatccgcCTCAAAGTATTGATATTAAGGTATAGATATTAAGGATAGAAgatgttgttccagcagctcttccagcccCACAGTGAAgcttttaaaccaaagctgccagaACCCCACCCAGGTCTCAACTGAAGCCCCTTAGACATTTCTCCAGAGAGTCTTCCTTATGAAGACACCCTACTCATGAGTTGCCCTTTATTCATGAGGAGTCCTCCCTTGCAACCAAGCACTCTTGCTTGTGTGGGTTCTCGGCCTGCCTCTTGAAGTGTTGTCACTCCTGGGGGCTTAGAGGTTATTCTGTTTCTACTTCAGAGGCCAAGCTCTCTTTCTGCAGAGAGGGACCCCTGCCAATCTCCCCTGCCTTTGTTCTGAGATGTGCCTGAGTACCCCCAGGTACTCAGACCCTCCTCAGCCAGATCCTCCTCAGAAGAGAAGTCATCTAGCATGGGCATGACAGTCCAGAGGTTATTTAAGGTGTTCTAATCAGGGACACATTGaaacatgcttatttatttaattcccaCCCACCTTTCATGATATGAATACTAACAAGGTGGCTCACAAGtaacatgtttacaaaaatgaaaatattaacatatcaaaaacacatcagcatcctTTCCACATAATGGCTGATGCTAGATCACCAAGTGGTGACAGGTGGTGAGGAGATAGTCTAGCTGGGGCAGGCCCTAAGGTGGTCTTCACCtgcttccttctctcccccctgaAATCCTTCCCTGAAGCAGTTGGTGATAGATCACTCTATTTTTCCCCAAGAAGCATGGAAGATGCTGGCACTCCTCAATCTCAATCCCAGTGAAGAAACTTCAAACTTGGATAAAGACAGAGATGAAGTGGAAGAAGATCAACTCAATGAGTTCTATGGGTGGTCCCTGCCTTATTCTTGTGGGTAGCTGCACACGGAGGAGGTACGCCAATAGGAAAGCCTGAAGGAAGATCTTAAGTGTGGGCATACTCATTTCCTTATCAGCTCTGGGCCTCAATCAAATTTGTTTCAGTTGGTGTAAAGACCATGTTATTAGAATGTGTGTAGCACTGTACATGTGGGAAATTTGAATACCTAATTTATGCCAAGACCAATTTTTCAGCATTGGGGCTTAGCCCTGGAATAGGAAAAGTAATACTAAAGAAGCAAAGATATGTAGGTTAGAAGATGCACAGTGCATTTCCTTTCCTATCACCAATGAATTATCACAACTAGTCCCTATACATTAGGTTTCAGTCAACATGAGTCCCAGGTTGGTTTGAATTTCACTATTtgtatttaaaacaaataaataaattgaacaaTGATCATGTGCATAGTGTCTTGTGTCCCAGAATACGGTTTAAAAAAGGGATCAAATTTAAcccaaatgtaaataataaaagtAATCAAGTCAGAAGATTTGGTTCTAAGAAGGGAAGTGTATaatgaaaaaaatataaatgtttatatattgtggaatttattttgttgttgaaTTTCTTGGGGCATTTCTTTGTGTTTTTTCACAGACACAAACAGAGGTTAAGGATCATGACCATGTTCTGGGGGTGTCGCTAAGAGGAATTTTACTCACTTTGTCATTTCAGGTTTTCCTTTTCAGGTTTCCATGGACACACACCTTTGCCTATGAGTGAAAAAAGATGAGTACACATCATTTCTCTCAGAGATGAGGACAGTTGTGAATGGTCAAATGTTTCCATGGAAACACCAATGTATTGGCATACTGTATTATCACACCCTTTTGTGAAGCTTCCCCATCTCAGTAAACACAGACAAATGGGTGCATCCTCTGTGAAGCATACTGTAGTACAGGAAGTCTTTTCTTCAATAATGAATAGCCATTTTTCAACAATGATGTAGCATGATCTAGAGGAAGTTAGGGGAAACCTATGttttattaaaattaatgggatttaAGTACATGGATAAACACTTGTGtctcactgaatttaataaagcATTCCTCTCTGTCACAACGTAGGTCACTGCAGAAATCAGCAGCTGTATGTTTGTACATACTGCAAATGAGACATGCCATTATACCTTTTGAGGAATGTTCAGAATACACTCACATCTATGTTTTGGACACATTTGCCtttcctttatatatatatttcttacccccccaccaaaaaaatctACAGTTCAGGGTCAGACCATTCTTTTGTCAAGAACTATTAATTCATTACTTTGTCTTAGTTATTCCAAGAACTAACAATATTACAAAGTAACTTTGTGAAAGGATACTAAACGTGTCTCAAGCTTATATTATTTTATGAGTATCAATTCATAGAACGACACAAACAAACAGCAGCAGGGAAAGGGGGGAGACATGGGAACATATGCATTTGGCcaatttatttagtaaaaaatCCTACAACTTCATATATGGCTGACATTTATAGTCCAAAAGACTAAAAAAAAAGTATCCCTATAATCCTAATCATTGTTGGCATTGTTACTTTCCCTATGCTAATTCCATCCATACATGGTAGAATTGCCACAAGACATCAATAACACAATCAATAAGATACTGGGCTACAAAATTACCCTTTCACATCTGGTCATTTTATTGGATTATGTACAAGAATCTGAAATCAAGATAGTATATATTATTAGGTAATATAATCATCTGGACCAAAACAGGCTTGCTTCTAAATTCACATGTAGGGTTgcaggagaaatttatttcagttcacatttaaaagtgaatctacctcatattcactttctgaaacaatatgagaacgaaaatgcagccatccttcaaaattcgctcttctctgaattttgcaacatagTTCTTCAGCCAAATAATATACACAAATGTATATACTGGAGTAACGTGCacataacaatgcatatattagtgaaaatagcatatagtATGTTCAGGAAAACTGCTgtgcaaaaatctgtatattagggaaatattcatacaaaaatgtgtaggacaaattcacatgaaaatattgatgaattttcatgaggacttaaaaaaaatagcaaactgatATGAAGATAcggagaatttaagattggaaaaatgagaaacagagagacactgaaattgatagatttgcacATCCCTATACATATGTACAGTAGAGTTTTCCTTTAATTTCATTTCTTTTCCTTGTGTTTTTCAGTGTCTGCAACTGTAATTGAACTTCCTAAGAGCAATGTGTGGCTTGAAAACCACGTTTAGCCATATTTAATAGTATAAAGGACCCAGGCTAGTTTGTATTCCTAATCGCTCTCTggtacttttctttttcaaaaaaataataatacagcagTCATGATGAGCTGCTGCTTTTCCTTTAGCAGGGCTGCTATGCATGGCTGGGCTCATCTGTCTACTGTTCAGATTTTTACATTTATTCCCTCCTTCTGCTTAGCTTTGCCTCCAAGTTTCACATCTAATTTATGTCTAGATAGCTCTCAGTCCCCAAAGCTGCCTGAGAACAAGAAAAGATGATACAGTGCTATTAGTGCATTAGTATATAATAAAAGGCAGGTTACAGTGTAAAAGTAATCCTCATTGATCGAAGCCTTCAATGACATAAAGCAGGGACTGTTATTCTTCCAGCAGAAAGCAGACAGACTCTTTCCCCTACGGACAGAGACCAGTTCAACAGCTGCTTTTCCATCTTCATTCAGAACATGGAGACTGTTTCCATCTGGGAGGGCTAAGTGCCATTACAAATCCAGATTGTTGGCCATGCGTCCTTCCACTCCAGgaaaagaaagagagggagagaaaaaaatacaCCTGATGCCTATGTTTTCCGTGCAGTATGAATTGCAGGCAACCACGGCAAGCTCTCCTTTTTCTGCTACAATACAATGCTAACAGATGTCAAGGGTACATGAAATCTTCCATGTCTCTGCTCTACACTGCAAGTATGTTATGGCAAAGAGGTATACACCTCCAGTTTTCTGGCAAAGAGAAACAGGTGGGGAGGCAACTCATGTGTTACTTACTTCTGGGTAGCATCACCATGACCACCTCTTTTTAAAGTGCCTAGTTCTATGTGAGGAAGACACTGAGACTTGTGGGGAGTTTAATAATACAAGAGGGAACACAGTATTAGCAAAACTCTTACCTATTTAGAAGGCGTTGAAGTCCAAATTGTAATTTCCTAATACGTCTCTTTGCTGGGAGTATGGGTCAGTAGCGAGGTTAGATCCTGTACCTAGGCAAAAACTTAAGAGTTCAAATTAAAATAACAGATTTGTTGAAATCAGTACAAGGGAATGGAAGAAATATGAAGCTGTGTTAACACCCCCCGAACAATAGCATATATTTACTAACTGCACTGTACAATATCCAGTAGCAATTAGTATGGCAGATAACGCCGCTCACCTGAAGTCCTGGCACCAGAGTCACTTTGGTTTGccgagagggagaggagggaggtgaTGGTGAGATCAGCATGGAATAAAAGCCCTTGGACTCCACATGCGCGACTCAACGGGCCCCTGAAGAGCAATGCTGAGCTCCGAGAGGTCGTGGGGCGAGGAAGGGCAGCCGCCACGGGGGGGATTCCCAAGCCTCCTTCGTGCCTTGGTCTAGTGTCGCCCTGGGGAGCCCCTCCTCCCCTTGGGGGCTTTCCTTGCCTCCCATGGTGCGGCAGTCCTCactagcctccctccctccctgcagaggcAGGCCGCAGATCCCAGCAGCTAGCTCGCAGTGGCATCTCGCTGGTGGTCCTGGGCCACTTGACCTTGGTGGTGGGGGCCATCATCCATGGCACCCTCCTGCACCACGTGGCCCGGCCCACACACACCATCACCTTGGAGTATGCCGTGGCTAATGTCATTGCGGTGGCTTCTGGGCTCTTGAGCGTTGCTGCAGGCATCCTGGTGATCCTGGTGTCCTGGAGCTTCTCCCACCGTTACCTGCCTTGGATCCTGGTTATTATCACCCTGGCAAATGTCCTGATGTCAGCAGCCTGCTGCGTGGGGCTGGTACTTGCCATCTCCCTCACTGTTGTCAATGGTGGCCGTCATCTTTTTACCGGTTGCAACAGTTCTGCCCTTCCAGCTGATGCCCACACTGTGACAACAAACGAATGCCCTTTTGACACTACCTGCATCTATGGCACAGCActggtcctctggcttccttccttgttgatggcagcagtggaagccggtttctctgcctggtgttgcacagcctccctctctctctgtggaattggcccctcttcagcctcctacaaagtggccctgcttcaggcagctgccccacaggaggtggctgcagaggaaggctctgaaggggaCCCTCACCACCAAcctctggttgaaatggatgaggaagagtgctgcctttgagggtggagggaagagagcgacccacttttgctgctagactgtccttcatgttcttgaatggacagatgggcttgtgttcaaggtgcagagctggccaggcaggaatctcccccaaattgtttttttttaagtgtttttaaatttgtatatttgtttttaattgtaaactgcccagagagcttcggctatgaggcggtatacaaatgtaaacaacaacaacgaatcatagaatcatagaattggaaggggcctagaaggccatcaggtccaacccctgttcaatgcaggaatccagcttaaacctggcagatggctgtccagctgcctcttgaatgcctccagtgttggagagcccaccacctccctgagtaattggttccactgtcataccactctaacagttaggaagtttcttcctcatgttcagtcaaaatctagcttcctgcaatttgagcccattattccatatcctgtactctgggatgatcgagaagtgatcctggccctcctctgtgtgataacctttcaaatacttgaacagtgctatcatatctcccctcagtcttcgcttctcaaggctaagcatgcccagttctttcagactcttttcatagggctttgtttccagtcccctaatcaccCTTTCtgctctctgaacctgttccagtttgtctgcatctctcttaaagtgtggtgaccagaactggatgcattaCGTGAggtgaggtctaaccagtgctgaatagagaggaactaatacttcaaacaatttggaaacaatatttctgttaatgcagcctaaaatagcatttgcctttttgcagccacattgccttgttggctcatattgagtttgtgatcaacaattccaagatccttcttgcatgcagtattgctgagccgaatatcccccatcttataactgtgcatttggttttgttttcctgggtgtagaactttgcatttatccctgttaaatttcattgttattttcagcccaatgctccatgcgattaagatccctttgaatgttgtttctgccAGCCAGGGTATGAGCTACCcatccaattttgtatcatctgcagatgtgCTACATgtttctgcacctcctcatccaagtcattaataaatgcACTAgggggagtgccagattggctctgccagtgtatTTGCACCATaccaacctcaccaccaccttgcccctcctcccagtaaaCTGCAGCAACTTTGGTGGAGGGAAGTCAGTTAATCAGTACTGGCCCATCAACAACTACTGCAGGATCAGCTGTGCCAAAGTGTGGAACCAACCAATTGGAGCAGTGACTATAGTCTTCCTGGGATGCTACATAGATAGGATGTGGGAAGATCAGCCATATAGCACCTGTAAGTGCGGGTGAGTGGGAGAAATCTTCTCTTGGTTTTCTGCTAGATTGGTTTCACTAAAATTGACACAGAATGACCAAGTCATAGACCAATACATGATTGAAACAACAAGTTGCTAATATAGTACAGGTACAGTTCAAATTACAAACATGTTATAGATTTGCATACAGTAAACAATAAGAGGCCTGTATGTCAATAGGAATGAATACACACAAACAATCCCAAACTATGTCTCAGTAAAGTTAAAGTTATAAAACCTGAATATAAACAGGAATAATAAACAGTCCATTCTGTTATATCAGTTGAATGAAATGGTAGAGTTAATTAATTTAATGAAAACTCTGGAatgtatttttgtttctgtgctTCTTCAGAGACTACTGTAatggatggcagccaaggttcaCAGCTGTACTAAAAACAATGACAAACAAAagaactgtga is a genomic window of Rhineura floridana isolate rRhiFlo1 chromosome 1, rRhiFlo1.hap2, whole genome shotgun sequence containing:
- the LOC133377348 gene encoding keratinocyte-associated protein 3-like, translating into MKSSMSLLYTAKAGRRSQQLARSGISLVVLGHLTLVVGAIIHGTLLHHVARPTHTITLEYAVANVIAVASGLLSVAAGILVILVSWSFSHRYLPWILVIITLANVLMSAACCVGLVLAISLTVVNGGRHLFTGCNSSALPADAHTVTTNECPFDTTCIYGTALVLWLPSLLMAAVEAGFSAWCCTASLSLCGI